Proteins from a genomic interval of Lolium perenne isolate Kyuss_39 chromosome 1, Kyuss_2.0, whole genome shotgun sequence:
- the LOC127309425 gene encoding protein SWOLLEN 1 isoform X1 → MDYDDTDFQSRSFQLAGEDSSKSPSSLRPFALPKLDIDDQLQGHLRFDNLTDSEGFFSVGGHDNSWIDVLSTGSAVDFSSSAAESCSISRTNYVWSDATSTECVEMLLKSVGENEMTGNMDGSAHRQPSGMDSQIDPSKTQPKSSNSPPDSTVGPAVNDQSQGAHSEEPSANQPQFVDVARSSMDEKAERTAGSTLSGRTSSYMLDSIPEKRIASENLSSASKSVPESRPAVGNYFEVVHDGASLDNLNVHSAGVDSRTLKSEPFSELAPIQSIYSTGSYRFDQDNHMHANKLGGGVHELQKLTESSDGLLEAITNPVKMLQRSDGTSKSVSASLQPSFSQVEHAAEVLESSVDTSSKLAIEKFGIGEEPSSAKSSQYHPDFKDSSPHPVTPLSTKSSELIQSPNGEQLAHVTEVTKSDGVDDTDINVSKHGPEQHQEPANLKNVVIADTNMSTGDDSKHGVLEQRQDSADNLNSVAMEEKTIMEEISAISEKSEYSVQSSDDGNDRDLTGTSKDGFNLSGNAAPDNISAGLIHKKNLNISSVNQEGPVKEDHTPALEDESGNQHLVSPNSGSQEKNMAPLSILSSNIVSTTVADTHNATMDKLDCSGGVPSDRSPAGVLDENTLTVSSIDHVESFEEGANSSEVGGHNVTSVPGSWGKKPAMSGNSNVNAVSSSQTDPAAKKTQFNEQTSLGSLTTRQTQDKSGDHPDAQKQKCQADRPSAHSDHQEVSYPQNCQIDGPSVQPEHRGNLSTPPSSISSDKAAKAIIETPLNEKDDMSVHIKDIDGSCNDSTCGSPTVISCTEPCLQEGRQEGSAVISHTLTEQSDDKKDPVASADASQSSKECSAKNIQPTLSSEANTAGDDRSFSFEVGDPPKVSENAHCPAWSPFPISKSAQNTKATTENSKPGSPGNAPRQNTEESKKTSVLETGKEKQSGTKVVQSGGVLSVSSHTGDSTKTKSATLEQEQPQQHSTSASSAVAHQPFTDLQHVQLRAQIFVYGALIQGIPPAEAYMVSAFGESVGDGNCAWEAVWRAAVERFQNQKSPLAGLETPTSSHIVNEFAGNRVAEKASKGTAGKTEPDGRKGGKIVLPAYTAVPLHSPTFSMSPLASSALNLQRSSHLDFSQAVSPVFTYNSQTRQPTSAATSWFPQGPRAAPWLVPPQNLIFDSSMQPTATSGESAKGPCKNISISEATPLAVVHEEKQKAPASTKRNRGGAASQKPRKRKKASESPEQQPDIASSQLKTDLASVTPATKHVPGFTLSTPSPSNVLGSGLIPNASLITSVPNYLGGKSVDRRIIFSEQISGAVEQCMDQDKCASMYSMEALRVSEGVWSQLSTNSMGKLPADVEQKLTSAAAAASAAVSVAKVAAEAAKMATTAALQAKMMAEEALGSSKYFNSVQKRDAGEVDVNNNLSSMLSFTPKSSWKTKDSTHAPGSTISVAREVARKRVEEASAAAKRAENLDAILKAAELAAEAVFKAGSIIGMGEPLPFTLGELLEAGPDGYWKSDRVKNKKAENTIDNVVIEELELPSGINKSGRKRGNKSKYDQKLEPSSSVKELQPDGMHSGNGVEENPSAAPFNVITNDTAPSIIWNGIGKESLVEVLADVGGSGAAWFSAKVLDINEHSAFISYEVHSGGPGLCKEWVSLKQEGEKAPQIRLAHPATMSKLKGTRKRHRDTAGNYSWAIGDHVDAWIKNSWREGIISQNCESGETKFVVQFPVGDSVVVDAWTLRPSLVWKDGEWTEWSRARDRKDKSYKGDSPYEKRQRTAVNDHVPIVGEAQGPSKDKMPIIGEAQGPYKDKITNAGTKLREPKPLSLSDRDMIFNIGKSAAEDKTTRRPGLQKEGSKVFGVPKPGKMKKFMDVSKQISEGSTSTRFPKQSVAQLRRPRESTLKLDQRAKRVGDMRPRGLKSAKSQNVPGSSAVESSFAFAANAASSSNLVNPTVNLITEDASVPTPSVPSTKKKPATMDRAKRKYVPSMDNNLNRKTSEIPAQASSDSAEPRRSNRKIQPTSRLLEGMQSSLILSKVTGEKVPRTNFRSATSASRGRAHG, encoded by the exons ATGGATTATGATGATACGGATTTCCAGAGCCGAAGTTTCCAGCTAGCCGGCGAGGACAGCAGTAAATCCCCGTCAAGTCTGCGGCCATTCGCACTGCCGAAGCTTGACATCGACGACCAGCTGCAGGGCCATCTCAGGTTCGACAACTTGACGGATTCCGAGGGCTTTTTCAGCGTGGGAGGGCACGATAACAGCTGGATCGACGTGCTGTCCACCGGGAGCGCTGTTGATTTCAGCTCTAGCGCGGCTGAGTCCTGCTCCATATCCAGGACCAACTATGTCTGGTCGGACGCGACGTCCACTGAGTGCGTGGAGATGTTGCTGAAGTCGGTCGGGGAAAATGAGATGACGGGTAACATGGATGGTAGTGCACATCGGCAGCCAAGTGGTATGGATAGTCAGATCGATCCATCCAAGACGCAACCTAAGTCAAGCAACTCCCCACCAGATAGCACTGTAGGGCCAGCCGTAAATGACCAGTCTCAGGGTGCTCATTCAGAAGAACCTTCGGCGAATCAACCTCAATTTGTAGATGTTGCACGGTCCTCGATGGATGAGAAAGCTGAACGTACTGCAGGTTCAACTTTATCAGGTAGGACGTCAAGCTATATGCTGGACTCTATTCCTGAGAAGCGCATTGCGAGCGAGAACTTGTCTTCTGCTTCCAAAAGCGTACCAGAAAGCCGTCCAGCTGTTGGCAATTACTTTGAGGTGGTTCATGATGGTGCTTCTTTGGACAATCTCAACGTACACTCAGCTGGAGTAGATTCCAGGACGCTCAAAAGCGAGCCCTTCTCTGAGTTAGCTCCAATTCAGAGCATATACTCTACTGGTTCATATCGCTTCGACCAAGACAACCATATGCATGCGAATAAACTTGGTGGAGGAGTGCatgaattgcaaaaattgacagAAAGTTCGGACGGGTTATTGGAGGCCATCACCAATCCAGTTAAGATGCTGCAAAGGAGTGATGGCACTAGCAAGAGTGTCAGTGCCTCGCTTCAACCATCTTTTTCACAAGTGGAACATGCAGCAGAAGTCCTTGAAAGTTCAGTTGACACCAGCAGCAAGCTTGCCATTGAGAAGTTTGGTATTGGCGAAGAACCCAGTTCTGCTAAATCTAGTCAGTACCATCCAGATTTCAAAGATTCTAGTCCTCATCCAGTTACTCCCCTGTCAACCAAAAGTAGTGAGTTGATTCAGTCTCCTAATGGAGAACAGCTTGCTCATGTCACTGAAGTTACAAAAAGTGATGGGGTGGATGATACAGATATTAACGTCTCAAAGCATGGACctgagcagcatcaagaacctGCCAATCTAAAAAATGTTGTTATAGCTGATACAAATATGAGCACTGGTGACGACTCAAAACATGGAGTGCTAGAGCAGCGTCAAGATTCTGCTGATAATCTAAACAGTGTTGCTATGGAAGAAAAAACAATTATGGAGGAAATCTCAGCTATTTCAGAGAAGTCTGAATACTCGGTACAATCTAGTGATGATGGAAATGATAGAGATCTTACTGGTACATCAAAAGATGGGTTTAACTTGTCGGGCAACGCAGCACCTGACAATATTTCAGCTGGTTTAATTCACAAAAAGAATCTAAACATTTCATCAGTAAATCAGGAGGGGCCAGTGAAGGAAGATCATACGCCTGCTTTAGAAGATGAGTCTGGGAACCAGCATTTGGTATCACCTAACTCTGGGTCTCAAGAGAAAAATATGGCACCATTGAGCATTTTAAGCAGCAATATCGTTTCTACCACTGTTGCTGATACACACAATGCAACAATGGATAAACTTGACTGTTCAGGAGGTGTTCCATCCGACCGTTCTCCTGCTGGTGTACTCGATGAAAATACTTTGACGGTCTCCTCAATAGATCACGTGGAGTCGTTTGAGGAAGGTGCTAATTCTTCAGAAGTTGGAGGCCACAATGTAACATCTGTTCCTGGGTCATGGGGAAAGAAGCCAGCAATGTCAGGGAACTCAAATGTCAATGCTGTTTCGAGCAGTCAAACTGATCCTGCTGCAAAAAAGACGCAATTCAACGAGCAGACTTCTTTGGGTAGTTTGACCACGAGACAGACTCAGGATAAATCAG GTGATCATCCAGATGCTCAGAAACAGAAATGCCAGGCCGACAGGCCTTCAGCACACTCGGACCACCAAGAAGTTTCTTATCCACAAAATTGCCAGATTGATGGACCTTCCGTACAACCTGAGCATCGCGGAAATTTGTCCACACCACCCTCGAGTATCTCATCTGACAAGGCTGCAAAAGCAATCATAGAAACTCCTTTAAATGAGAAGGATGATATGAGTGTGCATATAAAAG ATATCGATGGAAGCTGTAATGATTCTACATGTGGGTCCCCTACAGTGATTAGTTGCACTGAACCCTGTCTCCAGGAAGGTAGACAGGAGGGTAGTGCTGTGATTAGTCACACCCTAACTGAACAATCCGATGATAAAAAAGATCCTGTGGCCTCAGCTGATGCCTCCCAGAGCTCCAAAGAATGTTCTGCCAAAAATATACAACCTACTCTCAGTTCTGAGGCAAATACAGCAGGTGATGATAGAAGTTTCTCGTTTGAGGTTGGAGATCCACCAAAAGTATCTGAAAACGCTCATTGTCCTGCTTGGAGCCCTTTTCCCATATCTAAGTCTGCTCAAAATACCaag GCCACCACAGAAAACTCTAAACCTGGAAGCCCTGGAAATGCACCGAGGCAAAACACTGAAGAGAGTAAGAAAACATCTGTTCTGGAGACTGGCAAAGAGAAACAATCTGGGACAAAAGTAGTTCAAAGTGGTGGAGTGCTCTCTGTCAGCTCCCATACCGGTGATAGTACTAAAACTAAAAGTGCAACACTAGAGCAGGAGCAGCCACAACAGCATTCAACGTCTGCAAGCAGTG CTGTAGCACACCAACCTTTCACAGATTTACAACATGTGCAGCTACGTGCTCAGATATTTGTTTATGGAGCTCTTAT TCAAGGAATACCACCAGCAGAGGCCTACATGGTGtcagcttttggagagtctg TAGGTGATGGCAACTGTGCATGGGAGGCAGTTTGGCGGGCTGCTGTTGAGAGATTTCAGAATCAAAAATCACCTTTAGCTGGTTTGGAAACTCCTACAAGCTCACATATag taAATGAGTTTGCAGGCAATCGCGTGGCTGAAAAAGCCAGTAAGGGTACAGCGGGCAAAACTGAACCAGATGGCAGAAAAGGTGGCAAAATTGTATTGCCGGCATATACTGCTGTACCGTTGCACTCACCAACTTTCAGTATGTCACCTCTTGCTAGTTCTGCGCTGAATCTACAACGAAGTTCCCATCTGGATTTTAGCCAGGCTGTATCACCAGTATTCACATATAACTCACAGACGAGGCAACCTACTTCTGCTGCTACATCGTGGTTTCCTCAGGGTCCACGTGCTGCACCTTGGCTAGTTCCACCACAAAATTTAATATTCGATTCATCAATGCAACCAACTGCCACTTCAGGTGAATCTGCAAAGGGACCTTGTAAAAACATATCCATTTCAGAAGCTACACCATTAGCAGTTGTACATGAAGAGAAACAGAAGGCACCGGCTAGTACTAAGCGTAACAGAGGTGGGGCTGCATCACAAAagccaagaaaaagaaagaaagcttCAGAAAGTCCAGAACAGCAACCTGACATTGCTTCCTCTCAACTCAAAACAGACCTTGCATCTGTTACTCCTGCCACTAAGCACGTACCAGGCTTCACCTTATCTACTCCTTCTCCAAGTAATGTTCTGGGCAGCGGGCTTATTCCTAATGCAAGTTTGATCACCTCTGTGCCTAACTACCTGGGTGGTAAGAGTGTTGACCGTAGAATAATCTTTTCAGAACAGATCAGTGGTGCAGTAGAGCAATGTATGGACCAAGACAAATGTGCAAGTATGTACTCTATGGAGGCACTTAGGGTCAGTGAAGGTGTATGGAGCCAATTATCCACAAACTCAATGGGGAAATTACCTGCAGACGTAGAACAAAAGCTTACttcagctgctgctgctgcttctgcTGCAGTTTCTGTTGCGAAGGTTGCTGCAGAAGCTGCTAAGATGGCGACAACAGCTGCATTGCAGGCGAAAATGATGGCAGAAGAAGCCCTTGGCTCTTCAAAATATTTTAATTCCGTGCAGAAGCGTGACGCTGGCGAAGTTGATGTCAATAACAATCTATCCAGTATGTTAAGTTTCACGCCCAAATCGTCTTGGAAAACAAAAGACAGCACTCATGCCCCAGGCTCCACCATTTCGGTGGCACGAGAGGTTGCTAGAAAGAGGGTTGAAGAGGCATCTGCAGCTGCAAAACGTGCAGAAAACTTAGATGCCATACTTAAAGCTGCAGAGCTTGCAGCAGAGGCTGTATTCAAAGCAGGAAGCATCATTGGAATGGGTGAGCCTCTGCCTTTTACTTTAGGTGAGCTATTGGAAGCTGGTCCTGATGGCTACTGGAAGTCCGATAGAGTGAAGAATAAAAAggctgagaacaccattgataacgtGGTAATAGAAGAATTGGAGCTGCCTTCTGGTATTAATAAATCTGGCAGAAAGCGTGGTAATAAATCTAAATATGACCAGAAATTGGAGCCATCTTCTAGTGTCAAAGAATTGCAGCCCGATGGGATGCACTCAG GAAATGGGGTTGAAGAAAATCCATCTGCTGCCCCATTCAATGTCATCACAAATGATACAGCACCAAGCATAATCTGGAATGGTATTGGAAAGGAATCTCTTGTTGAG GTTTTAGCTGATGTGGGCGGGTCTGGGGCGGCTTGGTTTTCTGCTAAAGTCCTTGATATAAACGAACATAGTGCGTTCATCAGCTATGAGGTCCACAGTGGAG GACCTGGTCTTTGCAAAGAATGGGTGTCACTGAAGCAGGAGGGGGAGAAGGCACCTCAAATACGCCTTGCCCATCCTGCTACTATGTCTAAATTAAAAGGTACTCGAAAGCGCCACAGGGACACCGCAGGAAATTATTCTTGGGCTATTGGTGATCACGTGGATGCATGGATCAAAAATAG TTGGCGAGAGGGTATTATTTCTCAGAACTGCGAATCTGGTGAAACAAAGTTTGTTGTGCAATTTCCAG TTGGTGATTCTGTAGTCGTTGATGCTTGGACTCTTCGTCCATCACTTGTTTGGAAGGATGGCGAATGGACAGAGTGGTCCCGTGCACGAGATAGGAAAGACAAATCTTATAAG GGTGATTCTCCTTATGAAAAACGCCAACGGACAGCAGTGAATGACCATGTGCCTATCGTTGGAGAGGCACAAGGCCCTTCGAAAGACAAGATGCCCATCATTGGAGAAGCACAGGGCCCTTATAAAGACAAGATCACTAACGCCGGAACAAAGCTAAGGGAGCCAAAACCACTGTCTTTATCTGATAGGGACATGATTTTCAACATCGGAAAAAGTGCAGCTGAGGATAAAACTACCAGGCGGCCTGGACTGCAAAAGGAAGGCTCAAAGGTCTTCGGTGTCCCAAAACCTggaaagatgaagaagttcatgGATGTAAGCAAACAGATTTCTGAGGGTAGTACATCAACAAGATTTCCAAAACAATCAGTAGCACAACTGCGAAGACCACGGGAAAGTACCCTAAAACTCGACCAGAGAGCAAAGAGGGTAGGTGACATGCGACCCAGAGGGCTCAAATCTGCGAAGTCTCAGAATGTCCCAGGCTCTAGTGCTGTTGAAAGCAGTTTTGCTTTTGCGGCTAACGCGGCAAGCTCTTCCAACCTTGTCAACCCTACTGTCAACCTTATAACTGAAGATGCTTCTGTTCCTACACCAAGTGTCCCTAgtaccaagaagaagccagccactATGGATCGAGCAAAAAGGAAATATGTTCCTTCTATGGATAATAACTTGAACAGgaaaacatctgaaattccagCCCAGGCTAGCTCTGACTCTGCTGAACCCCGACGGTCGAACCGCAAAATTCAACCAACCTCACGG TTGCTTGAGGGCATGCAGAGTTCCCTTATACTCTCCAAAGTTACTGGCGAAAAAGTCCCTAGGACTAATTTCAGGAGTGCTACTTCTGCCTCAAGAG GGAGAGCTCATGGCTAA